In Chelonia mydas isolate rCheMyd1 chromosome 19, rCheMyd1.pri.v2, whole genome shotgun sequence, the following are encoded in one genomic region:
- the KIAA1522 gene encoding uncharacterized protein KIAA1522 homolog isoform X2: MGNMHHKRNPPNAKARSFWHFGRTGKLKTGSAKAENKKRLNVQYKAGAEQPDNVFFPSSRPPHLEELHNQAQAGLKSLQHQEKQKQTRSGWDYGDSNSIQSSHTSTEEDEISFRSRTQSCTTENASDDALSIRSEMIQRKGSTFRPHDSFPKSSEKAGKRRKERRTTVLGIPQHVQKELGLRNSHELRKRPGSVSPRDGPRQGGSPPSMASQPLVNGDEADGGTIHIPTINGNLQPPPAPKGGARISLQALEEAESDAAIQRHIDRVYYDDMLLGRRTAAKLSPLLRPKSLAVPGMTTNASPPPELLGPVMSISPQATYMSKIIPNAVLPPMVDVIALSRSSVRTLSRCSLVSSSPASVRSLARFSEPGGRSREHSSSSDNWSHSQSTETIVSDSSTISSQGGSDSRKGEAGPPSEADTAGRSDTDQLSVYSAASCTNSCAKARPAYRAHGLLAAGLGGSSGRASPAYSTGSMAGSSDTMSVRSDRSSTRSVSLRKMKKPPAPPRRTHSLHQRAEQQQAVGEGGQKVLGLPPKPDPRHQREPWTPCLESQSPLVEDEVFSPGSLSETSSIRSESLAYSADASSPDVSRCSPVPGEKLRREVEGVAVILREQRGPPRQSSPEGFKRTMSPSSGYSSQSGTPTLPTKGLGPHASSPGKRRPQPKKPERVCSLQSPVLSISSSLASLSSSTSDPAPAETVAPPAGPALSLQSRMDKFIIPPHPKVPAPISPPPVKLRQAAPSASPAVSSPAPSTAIQEPSALPKPTSRSPPPSPPPPYHPPPPPVKKGEASPEAPHSETTQEAPQDPSWPPPPPPALDEQDLSMADFPPPDEAGFSTLPEPLPVAGTAVSSSVAAQPKPTGSEQPASLKAAPTGDGPGAASLAFSTKVSSRIQQQQGPLAGSTLPAPALELPMLITVPPSAGATPGLQPSQPKPAVAAAPPPAPAAPAPPMVLQPQASLKKTTNGSRLDPKKEPVSRSKSNPTPKEDANLPIVTPSLLQMVRLRSVSVHAPAGPGKQTPGQNGQGADGIGKQAQPVPQKPIRKSLSLRQSPSSKDTVPLNQLQNAVRLKTSTLSSRDAPTSRLVDRTNGNKLTLPGHAASGLEPTAGDAKDGQVSPIHKSPASTASFIFAKSSKKLVIETPSSPEAQADLKRNLVAELMNFSGQRSTVPAMTQQGQVPPGKSQAQRKSSKIPPPIARKPSLGMGQRQPPVSPKPQGEEVLNCSLPDSKVKAPSAEENRTKSELSVNAAPPAKSSRAGHLAGPETPSQNPPAQDKREETA; this comes from the exons TCTTCCCACACCTCTACGGAGGAGGATGAGATCTCCTTCCGAAGCAGGACCCAGTCGTGCACAACGGAGAATGCCTCCGACGATGCCCTCTCCATCCGCTCGGAGATGATCCAGAGGAAAG GTTCCACCTTCCGGCCTcacgactccttccccaaatcttcggagaaggcagggaagaggaggaaggagaggaggacgACGGTGCTGGGCATCCCCCAGCATGTCCAGAAAGAGCTGG GTCTGAGAAACAGTCACGAGCTGAGGAAACGCCCTGGCAGTGTTTCCCCCAGAGACGGCCCCAGGCAGGGCGGGAGCCCCCCCAGCATGGCATCCCAGCCCTTGGTGAATGGTGATGAGGCAGACGGTGGCACAATCCACATCCCCACCATCAATGGAAACCTGcagcccccaccagcccccaaGGGCGGCGCTCGCATATCCCTGCAAGCCCTGGAGGAGGCAGAATCAGACGCAGCCATCCAGAGGCACATTGACCGCGTCTACTACGACGacatgctgctggggaggaggacgGCAGCCAAGCTGTCTCCCTTGCTGAGGCCGAAGTCACTGGCTGTGCCGGGCATGACCACCAACGCCAGCCCTCCTCCGGAGCTGCTGGGCCCTGTTATGTCCATTTCCCCCCAGGCCACCTACATGTCCAAGATCATTCCCAACGCCGTCCTGCCCCCCATGGTGGACGTCATCGCGCTGAGCAGGAGCAGCGTGCGGACGCTGAGCCGCTGCAGCCTGGTTTCCTCCAGCCCAGCCTCAGTCCGCTCCCTCGCCCGCTTCTCGGAGCCCGGCGGCCGCAGCCGGGAGCACTCCTCCTCCAGCGACAACTGGAGCCACTCCCAGTCCACGGAGACCATAGTGTCCGACAGCTCCACCATCTCCTCGCAGGGCGGCTCCGACAGCAGGAAGGGGGAGGCTGGGCCGCCCAGCGAGGCAGATACGGCAGGCCGGTCCGACACGGACCAGCTCAGTGTCTACAGTGCCGCGAGCTGCACCAACTCCTGTGCCAAGGCCAGGCCCGCCTACAGAGCCCACGGCCTGctggcagcggggctggggggcagcagcgGCAGGGCCTCCCCCGCGTACAGCACCGGCAGCATGGCGGGCAGCTCGGACACCATGAGCGTGAGGAGCGACCGCTCTTCCACGCGCAGCGTATCCCTCAGGAAAATGAAGAAACCGCCGGCGCCCCCTAGGAGGACCCACTCCCTGCACCAAAGGGCTGAGCAGCAGCAAGCGGTGGGCGAGGGGGGGCAGAAAGTGCTGGGCCTGCCCCCTAAGCCAGATCCCCGACACCAGCGTGAGCCGTGGACACCGTGCCTGGAGAGCCAGAGCCCCCTGGTCGAGGACGAGGTCTTCTCGCCCGGCTCGCTGAGCGAGACCAGCAGCATCCGCTCCGAGAGCCTGGCCTACTCGGCTGACGCCAGCTCCCCCGACGTGTCCCGGTGCAGCCCGGTGCCGGGGGAGAAGCTCcggagggaggtggagggggtggCCGTCATCCTCAGGGAGCAACGGGGCCCCCCCAGGCAGAGCTCCCCCGAGGGATTCAAGCGCACCATGTCGCCCTCCAGTGGCTACTCGAGTCAGAGcggcacccccaccctccccaccaaaGGGCTTGGCCCTCACGCCTCGTCTCCAGGAAAGAGGAGGCCCCAGCCAAAGAAACCGGAGAGGGTCTGCTCGCTGCAGTCTCCTGTGCtgtccatctcctcctccctggcATCCTTATCCTCCTCCACCTCCGACCCAGCCCCTGCAGAGACAGTGGCGCCCCCAGCTGGCCCGGCCCTTTCCTTGCAGAGTAGAATGGACAAGTTCATTATTCCTCCTCACCCCAAGGTGCCGGCCCCTATCTCCCCCCCACCTGTCAAACTCCGGCAGGCAGCGCCTTCTGCCAGCCCCgctgtctcctcccctgccccaagcacgGCCATCCAGGAGCCCTCGGCGCTTCCCAAGCCCACTAGCAGGTCaccccctccatctcctccacctccctaccatcctcctccaccaccagTGAAAAAGGGTGAGGCAAGCCCAGAGGCCCCCCACTCAGAGACTACTCAGGAGGCGCCTCAGGATCCCTCAtggcccccacctccccccccagcgCTGGACGAGCAGGATCTGTCCATGGCGGACTTCCCTCCTCCAGACGAGGCCGGCTTCTCCACCCTGCCGGAGCCTCTCCCTGTCGCTGGAACCGCGGTGTCTTCCTCTGTCGCAGCCCAGCCAAAGCCCACGGGCTCAGAGCAGCCGGCCAGCCTGAAAGCAGCACCCACAGGGGATGGTCCAGGGGCAGCCTCACTCGCATTCTCCACCAAAGTCTCCTCGAGGATTCAGCAGCAACAGGGCCCGTTGGCTGGGTCAACACTGCCAGCTCCCGCCTTGGAGTTGCCCATGCTGATCACCGTGCCCCCATCAGCCGGAGCAACGCCCGGCTTGCAGCCTAGCCAGCCCAAGCCTgctgtggctgcagccccaccccctgcacctgcGGCTCCAGCCCCGCCCATGGTTCTCCAGCCTCAAGCAAGCCTTAAGAAGACAACGAATGGCTCCCGGCTGGATCCTAAGAAGGAGCCTGTCTCTCGAAGTAAGAGCAACCCCACGCCAAAGGAGGACGCTAACCTCCCCATCGTcactccctccctgctgcagatGGTACGCCTGCGCTCTGTCAGCGTGCACGCGCCGGCCGGCCCGGGCAAGCAGACGCCTGGCCAGAACGGACAGGGCGCCGATGGCATAGGGAAGCAGGCCCAGCCTGTCCCCCAGAAACCCATCCGCAAGTCGCTGTCCCTGCGGCAGTCCCCTTCTTCCAAAGACACCGTGCCTTTGAACCAGCTGCAAAATGCCGTACGGCTGAAGACTTCCACCTTGTCCTCCAGAGACGCCCCGACCTCCAGACTGGTGGACAGGACCAATGGCAACAAGCTGACTCTCCCAGGTCACGCGGCCTCTGGCTTGGAGCCCACCGCTGGGGATGCCAAGGACGGCCAGGTGTCCCCCATCCACAAATCACCTGCCTCCACCGCCAGCTTCATCTTCGCCAAGAGCTCCAAGAAGCTGGTCATAGAGACCCCATCTTCCCCGGAGGCTCAGGCCGACCTGAAGAGGAACTTGGTAGCTGAGCTGATGAATTTCTCCGGGCAGCGTTCCACAGTCCCAGCAATGACCCAGCAGGGCCAGGTGCCCCCTGGCAAGTCACAAGCACAGAGGAAGTCCAGCAAGATCCCACCTCCCATAGCCAGGAAGCCTTCGCTTGGCATGGGGCAGCGTCAGCCACCTGTGAGCCCGAAGCCGCAGGGGGAGGAAGTGCTGAACTGTTCCCTACCAGACAGTAAAGTGAAGGCTCCCTCGGCCGAAGAGAACAGGACTAAGAGCGAACTGTCTGTGAACGCGGCCCCCCCAGCCAAGAGCAGCAGAGCCGGGCACCTGGCAGGCCCAGAGACGCCATCGCAGAATCCCCCTGCACAAG ACAAACGGGAAGAGACAGCCTGA
- the KIAA1522 gene encoding uncharacterized protein KIAA1522 homolog isoform X3 yields MVVFLSRNLPSLLALFKKKGSAKAENKKRLNVQYKAGAEQPDNVFFPSSRPPHLEELHNQAQAGLKSLQHQEKQKQTRSGWDYGDSNSIQSSHTSTEEDEISFRSRTQSCTTENASDDALSIRSEMIQRKGSTFRPHDSFPKSSEKAGKRRKERRTTVLGIPQHVQKELGLRNSHELRKRPGSVSPRDGPRQGGSPPSMASQPLVNGDEADGGTIHIPTINGNLQPPPAPKGGARISLQALEEAESDAAIQRHIDRVYYDDMLLGRRTAAKLSPLLRPKSLAVPGMTTNASPPPELLGPVMSISPQATYMSKIIPNAVLPPMVDVIALSRSSVRTLSRCSLVSSSPASVRSLARFSEPGGRSREHSSSSDNWSHSQSTETIVSDSSTISSQGGSDSRKGEAGPPSEADTAGRSDTDQLSVYSAASCTNSCAKARPAYRAHGLLAAGLGGSSGRASPAYSTGSMAGSSDTMSVRSDRSSTRSVSLRKMKKPPAPPRRTHSLHQRAEQQQAVGEGGQKVLGLPPKPDPRHQREPWTPCLESQSPLVEDEVFSPGSLSETSSIRSESLAYSADASSPDVSRCSPVPGEKLRREVEGVAVILREQRGPPRQSSPEGFKRTMSPSSGYSSQSGTPTLPTKGLGPHASSPGKRRPQPKKPERVCSLQSPVLSISSSLASLSSSTSDPAPAETVAPPAGPALSLQSRMDKFIIPPHPKVPAPISPPPVKLRQAAPSASPAVSSPAPSTAIQEPSALPKPTSRSPPPSPPPPYHPPPPPVKKGEASPEAPHSETTQEAPQDPSWPPPPPPALDEQDLSMADFPPPDEAGFSTLPEPLPVAGTAVSSSVAAQPKPTGSEQPASLKAAPTGDGPGAASLAFSTKVSSRIQQQQGPLAGSTLPAPALELPMLITVPPSAGATPGLQPSQPKPAVAAAPPPAPAAPAPPMVLQPQASLKKTTNGSRLDPKKEPVSRSKSNPTPKEDANLPIVTPSLLQMVRLRSVSVHAPAGPGKQTPGQNGQGADGIGKQAQPVPQKPIRKSLSLRQSPSSKDTVPLNQLQNAVRLKTSTLSSRDAPTSRLVDRTNGNKLTLPGHAASGLEPTAGDAKDGQVSPIHKSPASTASFIFAKSSKKLVIETPSSPEAQADLKRNLVAELMNFSGQRSTVPAMTQQGQVPPGKSQAQRKSSKIPPPIARKPSLGMGQRQPPVSPKPQGEEVLNCSLPDSKVKAPSAEENRTKSELSVNAAPPAKSSRAGHLAGPETPSQNPPAQDKREETA; encoded by the exons TCTTCCCACACCTCTACGGAGGAGGATGAGATCTCCTTCCGAAGCAGGACCCAGTCGTGCACAACGGAGAATGCCTCCGACGATGCCCTCTCCATCCGCTCGGAGATGATCCAGAGGAAAG GTTCCACCTTCCGGCCTcacgactccttccccaaatcttcggagaaggcagggaagaggaggaaggagaggaggacgACGGTGCTGGGCATCCCCCAGCATGTCCAGAAAGAGCTGG GTCTGAGAAACAGTCACGAGCTGAGGAAACGCCCTGGCAGTGTTTCCCCCAGAGACGGCCCCAGGCAGGGCGGGAGCCCCCCCAGCATGGCATCCCAGCCCTTGGTGAATGGTGATGAGGCAGACGGTGGCACAATCCACATCCCCACCATCAATGGAAACCTGcagcccccaccagcccccaaGGGCGGCGCTCGCATATCCCTGCAAGCCCTGGAGGAGGCAGAATCAGACGCAGCCATCCAGAGGCACATTGACCGCGTCTACTACGACGacatgctgctggggaggaggacgGCAGCCAAGCTGTCTCCCTTGCTGAGGCCGAAGTCACTGGCTGTGCCGGGCATGACCACCAACGCCAGCCCTCCTCCGGAGCTGCTGGGCCCTGTTATGTCCATTTCCCCCCAGGCCACCTACATGTCCAAGATCATTCCCAACGCCGTCCTGCCCCCCATGGTGGACGTCATCGCGCTGAGCAGGAGCAGCGTGCGGACGCTGAGCCGCTGCAGCCTGGTTTCCTCCAGCCCAGCCTCAGTCCGCTCCCTCGCCCGCTTCTCGGAGCCCGGCGGCCGCAGCCGGGAGCACTCCTCCTCCAGCGACAACTGGAGCCACTCCCAGTCCACGGAGACCATAGTGTCCGACAGCTCCACCATCTCCTCGCAGGGCGGCTCCGACAGCAGGAAGGGGGAGGCTGGGCCGCCCAGCGAGGCAGATACGGCAGGCCGGTCCGACACGGACCAGCTCAGTGTCTACAGTGCCGCGAGCTGCACCAACTCCTGTGCCAAGGCCAGGCCCGCCTACAGAGCCCACGGCCTGctggcagcggggctggggggcagcagcgGCAGGGCCTCCCCCGCGTACAGCACCGGCAGCATGGCGGGCAGCTCGGACACCATGAGCGTGAGGAGCGACCGCTCTTCCACGCGCAGCGTATCCCTCAGGAAAATGAAGAAACCGCCGGCGCCCCCTAGGAGGACCCACTCCCTGCACCAAAGGGCTGAGCAGCAGCAAGCGGTGGGCGAGGGGGGGCAGAAAGTGCTGGGCCTGCCCCCTAAGCCAGATCCCCGACACCAGCGTGAGCCGTGGACACCGTGCCTGGAGAGCCAGAGCCCCCTGGTCGAGGACGAGGTCTTCTCGCCCGGCTCGCTGAGCGAGACCAGCAGCATCCGCTCCGAGAGCCTGGCCTACTCGGCTGACGCCAGCTCCCCCGACGTGTCCCGGTGCAGCCCGGTGCCGGGGGAGAAGCTCcggagggaggtggagggggtggCCGTCATCCTCAGGGAGCAACGGGGCCCCCCCAGGCAGAGCTCCCCCGAGGGATTCAAGCGCACCATGTCGCCCTCCAGTGGCTACTCGAGTCAGAGcggcacccccaccctccccaccaaaGGGCTTGGCCCTCACGCCTCGTCTCCAGGAAAGAGGAGGCCCCAGCCAAAGAAACCGGAGAGGGTCTGCTCGCTGCAGTCTCCTGTGCtgtccatctcctcctccctggcATCCTTATCCTCCTCCACCTCCGACCCAGCCCCTGCAGAGACAGTGGCGCCCCCAGCTGGCCCGGCCCTTTCCTTGCAGAGTAGAATGGACAAGTTCATTATTCCTCCTCACCCCAAGGTGCCGGCCCCTATCTCCCCCCCACCTGTCAAACTCCGGCAGGCAGCGCCTTCTGCCAGCCCCgctgtctcctcccctgccccaagcacgGCCATCCAGGAGCCCTCGGCGCTTCCCAAGCCCACTAGCAGGTCaccccctccatctcctccacctccctaccatcctcctccaccaccagTGAAAAAGGGTGAGGCAAGCCCAGAGGCCCCCCACTCAGAGACTACTCAGGAGGCGCCTCAGGATCCCTCAtggcccccacctccccccccagcgCTGGACGAGCAGGATCTGTCCATGGCGGACTTCCCTCCTCCAGACGAGGCCGGCTTCTCCACCCTGCCGGAGCCTCTCCCTGTCGCTGGAACCGCGGTGTCTTCCTCTGTCGCAGCCCAGCCAAAGCCCACGGGCTCAGAGCAGCCGGCCAGCCTGAAAGCAGCACCCACAGGGGATGGTCCAGGGGCAGCCTCACTCGCATTCTCCACCAAAGTCTCCTCGAGGATTCAGCAGCAACAGGGCCCGTTGGCTGGGTCAACACTGCCAGCTCCCGCCTTGGAGTTGCCCATGCTGATCACCGTGCCCCCATCAGCCGGAGCAACGCCCGGCTTGCAGCCTAGCCAGCCCAAGCCTgctgtggctgcagccccaccccctgcacctgcGGCTCCAGCCCCGCCCATGGTTCTCCAGCCTCAAGCAAGCCTTAAGAAGACAACGAATGGCTCCCGGCTGGATCCTAAGAAGGAGCCTGTCTCTCGAAGTAAGAGCAACCCCACGCCAAAGGAGGACGCTAACCTCCCCATCGTcactccctccctgctgcagatGGTACGCCTGCGCTCTGTCAGCGTGCACGCGCCGGCCGGCCCGGGCAAGCAGACGCCTGGCCAGAACGGACAGGGCGCCGATGGCATAGGGAAGCAGGCCCAGCCTGTCCCCCAGAAACCCATCCGCAAGTCGCTGTCCCTGCGGCAGTCCCCTTCTTCCAAAGACACCGTGCCTTTGAACCAGCTGCAAAATGCCGTACGGCTGAAGACTTCCACCTTGTCCTCCAGAGACGCCCCGACCTCCAGACTGGTGGACAGGACCAATGGCAACAAGCTGACTCTCCCAGGTCACGCGGCCTCTGGCTTGGAGCCCACCGCTGGGGATGCCAAGGACGGCCAGGTGTCCCCCATCCACAAATCACCTGCCTCCACCGCCAGCTTCATCTTCGCCAAGAGCTCCAAGAAGCTGGTCATAGAGACCCCATCTTCCCCGGAGGCTCAGGCCGACCTGAAGAGGAACTTGGTAGCTGAGCTGATGAATTTCTCCGGGCAGCGTTCCACAGTCCCAGCAATGACCCAGCAGGGCCAGGTGCCCCCTGGCAAGTCACAAGCACAGAGGAAGTCCAGCAAGATCCCACCTCCCATAGCCAGGAAGCCTTCGCTTGGCATGGGGCAGCGTCAGCCACCTGTGAGCCCGAAGCCGCAGGGGGAGGAAGTGCTGAACTGTTCCCTACCAGACAGTAAAGTGAAGGCTCCCTCGGCCGAAGAGAACAGGACTAAGAGCGAACTGTCTGTGAACGCGGCCCCCCCAGCCAAGAGCAGCAGAGCCGGGCACCTGGCAGGCCCAGAGACGCCATCGCAGAATCCCCCTGCACAAG ACAAACGGGAAGAGACAGCCTGA